A portion of the Cryptomeria japonica chromosome 5, Sugi_1.0, whole genome shotgun sequence genome contains these proteins:
- the LOC131063649 gene encoding indole-3-acetate O-methyltransferase 1 isoform X1, translated as MRRIQLIKPECSTNRNSNGNTGLKMAMESPTALNSVCETQPTKLERVFCMQGGNGDTSYAKNSQGQAKHLQSLRPLLEEALNNMDLPASETLTIVDLGCSSGQNTLVIANVIVNCLMNKYKLASLNMPDFQVFFSDLPSNDFNTLFQLLPVPMEVPASRTYYAAGVPGSFYKRLFPRNTLNVVHSSFSLHWLSQVPDVVLDPNSSAWNKGRVFIHSGSNETANAYRLQFKSDFEDFLRARSEEMKSGGCMFLVCLGRTFQDPTNQGGGGILFGTHFEHAWNDLVEEGMVEAERRDSFNVPFFAPTVAEVREVVEKESSFTVNKVDVFKGGSPLVVESAENNEELARAFTNQCRSVCGVLVDNHIGKDLSTELFSRMEKRATEHARALVHDLQFFHVVAALTRM; from the exons ATGAGGAGGATTCAACTTATAAAGCCAGAGTGTAGTACTAATAGGAATAGTAATGGTAATACAGGACTTAAAATGGCAATGGAGAGCCCAACAGCCCTTAATTCTGTATGTGAGACCCAGCCCACCAAACTGGAAAGGGTCTTCTGCATGCAAGGAGGAAATGGAGACACAAGCTATGCAAAAAATTCTCAGGGACAG GCTAAACATCTCCAATCACTAAGGCCTTTGCTAGAAGAGGCTTTGAACAACATGGATCTCCCTGCATCAGAAACTTTAACCATAGTAGACTTGGGCTGTTCTTCTGGTCAGAATACACTGGTCATAGCCAATGTTATAGTCAATTGTTTGATGAACAAGTACAAGCTTGCGTCTCTAAACATGCCAGATTTTCAAGTTTTCTTCTCAGATTTGCCTTCCAATGATTTCAACACCTTGTTCCAGCTGCTTCCTGTTCCTATGGAGGTTCCAGCTTCAAGAACATATTATGCTGCTGGAGTCCCTGGCTCCTTCTATAAGAGACTCTTTCCTAGAAACACTCTTAATGTAGTTCACTCCTCATTCTCTCTCCACTGGCTTTCACAG GTTCCTGATGTTGTGCTAGACCCCAACTCTTCTGCATGGAACAAAGGCAGGGTGTTCATACACAGTGGATCGAATGAAACTGCCAATGCTTACAGGCTTCAATTCAAGAGTGACTTTGAAGATTTTCTGCGAGCAAGATCAGAGGAGATGAAGAGTGGGGGATGCATGTTTTTGGTTTGCCTGGGAAGGACATTCCAGGACCCCACAAATCAAGGTGGAGGTGGCATCTTGTTTGGTACCCATTTTGAACACGCATGGAACGATTTGGTGGAGGAG GGAATGGTGGAAGCAGAAAGGAGAGATTCATTCAATGTTCCATTCTTTGCACCCACTGTAGCAGAGGTCAGGGAGGTGGTGGAGAAAGAATCATCTTTCACAGTAAACAAAGTGGATGTTTTCAAAGGGGGGAGCCCATTAGTGGTGGAATCTGCTGAAAACAATGAGGAGTTGGCAAGAGCATTCACAAACCAATGCAGAAGTGTGTGTGGAGTACTGGTTGACAATCACATTGGAAAAGATCTAAGCACAGAGCTGTTCAGCAGAATGGAGAAGAGAGCCACAGAGCATGCCAGGGCCTTAGTACATGATCTCCAATTCTTTCACGTTGTAGCTGCCCTGACCAGAATGTGA
- the LOC131063649 gene encoding indole-3-acetate O-methyltransferase 1 isoform X2 — MAMESPTALNSVCETQPTKLERVFCMQGGNGDTSYAKNSQGQAKHLQSLRPLLEEALNNMDLPASETLTIVDLGCSSGQNTLVIANVIVNCLMNKYKLASLNMPDFQVFFSDLPSNDFNTLFQLLPVPMEVPASRTYYAAGVPGSFYKRLFPRNTLNVVHSSFSLHWLSQVPDVVLDPNSSAWNKGRVFIHSGSNETANAYRLQFKSDFEDFLRARSEEMKSGGCMFLVCLGRTFQDPTNQGGGGILFGTHFEHAWNDLVEEGMVEAERRDSFNVPFFAPTVAEVREVVEKESSFTVNKVDVFKGGSPLVVESAENNEELARAFTNQCRSVCGVLVDNHIGKDLSTELFSRMEKRATEHARALVHDLQFFHVVAALTRM; from the exons ATGGCAATGGAGAGCCCAACAGCCCTTAATTCTGTATGTGAGACCCAGCCCACCAAACTGGAAAGGGTCTTCTGCATGCAAGGAGGAAATGGAGACACAAGCTATGCAAAAAATTCTCAGGGACAG GCTAAACATCTCCAATCACTAAGGCCTTTGCTAGAAGAGGCTTTGAACAACATGGATCTCCCTGCATCAGAAACTTTAACCATAGTAGACTTGGGCTGTTCTTCTGGTCAGAATACACTGGTCATAGCCAATGTTATAGTCAATTGTTTGATGAACAAGTACAAGCTTGCGTCTCTAAACATGCCAGATTTTCAAGTTTTCTTCTCAGATTTGCCTTCCAATGATTTCAACACCTTGTTCCAGCTGCTTCCTGTTCCTATGGAGGTTCCAGCTTCAAGAACATATTATGCTGCTGGAGTCCCTGGCTCCTTCTATAAGAGACTCTTTCCTAGAAACACTCTTAATGTAGTTCACTCCTCATTCTCTCTCCACTGGCTTTCACAG GTTCCTGATGTTGTGCTAGACCCCAACTCTTCTGCATGGAACAAAGGCAGGGTGTTCATACACAGTGGATCGAATGAAACTGCCAATGCTTACAGGCTTCAATTCAAGAGTGACTTTGAAGATTTTCTGCGAGCAAGATCAGAGGAGATGAAGAGTGGGGGATGCATGTTTTTGGTTTGCCTGGGAAGGACATTCCAGGACCCCACAAATCAAGGTGGAGGTGGCATCTTGTTTGGTACCCATTTTGAACACGCATGGAACGATTTGGTGGAGGAG GGAATGGTGGAAGCAGAAAGGAGAGATTCATTCAATGTTCCATTCTTTGCACCCACTGTAGCAGAGGTCAGGGAGGTGGTGGAGAAAGAATCATCTTTCACAGTAAACAAAGTGGATGTTTTCAAAGGGGGGAGCCCATTAGTGGTGGAATCTGCTGAAAACAATGAGGAGTTGGCAAGAGCATTCACAAACCAATGCAGAAGTGTGTGTGGAGTACTGGTTGACAATCACATTGGAAAAGATCTAAGCACAGAGCTGTTCAGCAGAATGGAGAAGAGAGCCACAGAGCATGCCAGGGCCTTAGTACATGATCTCCAATTCTTTCACGTTGTAGCTGCCCTGACCAGAATGTGA